Genomic DNA from Desulfuromonadaceae bacterium:
CAATAATTTGCAGCGGAGTACCAATGAGTGCGATGGAGCGGACGGACCGCAGTTCGGAGAGGGAGAATTCCAGTCCCAGGGCAAAGAGCAGCAAGGCCACGCCGATTTCTGCGAGTTTTTCAATCTCGTGAACGTCGACGACGTTGACTCCGCCGGTAAAGGGACCGACCAGCACTCCGGCCAGAATATAGCCGAGCATCAGCGGTTGCCTGAGGCGGTGGGCGATCAGTGCGCCCGCCAGGCCGGTGATAATGATAATGACTATGTCAGCGGCGATGCCCATACGTTAACCGAAACCCTGTGACACGTTTTATTATCTTACAGGCCCGCAGTGATCAGGTTGCGTGCAATGGTCACGAAGGCCTCTGCCGCAGGCGAGGTGGAGTGGAGACTGACCAGCGGGGTGCCGCAGTCACCGGAAATGACCATTTCCGGATCCCCCGGAATCCGGCCCAGAAAAGGAACGTTCATCTCGCTGGCCAGTTGTGCGCCGCCACCGGTGCCGAACAGGTTGATCAGCTCCTGGCAATGCGGGCAGTGAAAGCCGCTCATGTTTTCGACAATCCCGGCAATCGGCAGTTCCAGATTACGGCAGAAGGTAATCGATTTGCTGACATCGAGCAGCGCAACCGCCTGCGGGGTGGTGACGATCACCGCCTGGGCGGCAGCACCGACCAGCTGCACGACGGAAAGTGGTTCATCGCCGGTGCCGGGAGGGCAGTCGATGATCAGGTCGTCAAGCTCGCCCCAGTTGACTTCGCTGAGGAACTGGCGGATTGCGCCGTGTTTCATCGCCCCGCGCCAGATCACGGCATCGCTTGAATGTTTCAGCAGGAAGCCGATCGACATCACCTTGATCCCCTCGCAAAGCGCCGGTTCGATCCCAGCGCCGTCGCTGATTTCCGGTCGATAGTCGTCAAGGCCGAGCATTTTCGGCACACTTGGACCGTGAATATCGACATCGAGCAGCCCCACCTTGCGCCCTTCTTTGGCCATCGCCAAAGCCAGGTTAACGGCGGTGGTGCTCTTGCCGACCCCTCCCTTGCCGGACATGATCAGCAACTTGCGACTGATCTTGCAGAGCCGCTGCTGCAACTGACGCCGATCACTCAATTCTTTGTCTGTTTCATTGCCCTGGCGGGTGCGTGCCGCGCACCCGGTGTCGGCACAACTGTTACAATCGCTTCCCATAAGTGACAGTCTCCTTTCTTGCGGTGACCGTGCAGTTATAAGCAATTCACCACAAAAACTCAAGTCACTTCGGGAGTTCAGGGGCTAAGGGCCGGTAAGAAAATAAGGTGACCAATATTGCGCTCAGATTTGGGTCAGATTTGGTTGCAGCAATTGAACAAAACCGCAGGCCTGGCAGTGCTAAGTCGAGGATTTTGTGATTGAGCTGCGACCGAAGATGGCCGGAAGATGAGATGCAAGATGGTCATGTTTATTTTCTTACCGGTCCTGAAGTGCGCCCGATTTTTTCAGCAGCTTGGCAAGTGTTTCGGCAATTTTCCGGTAGCCCGCGGCGTTGGGGTGAATGGTGTCACTTTTAAGCTCACGGTCGGTGAGGATGTCGCTGATGATATCTTCAGCAAAGGGCAACGCAAACTCTTTGGCAAGCTGTGCATAAAGAGGCGCGGTGTCAATAAATAAACCAAGTTGTGGCACCCCGACCAGCGCCACCTCGACCCCCTGGGCACGGGCCAGTGCAATCATGGCACGGATATTTGCGGCGGTTTCCTCTGTTTCCAGACGACGCAAAAAATCGTTCCCGCCATGGCAAAGAATCAACAGCCGGGGTTGATATTCGGCGAGCGCCTCAGGCAACCGCTGTAATCCGCTGGCTGTAATTTCTCCCGGTACGCCGGCGTTGATCACTGTGCGTCCGGTGATCTCGGCCAGAGATGCCGGATAACTTTCATTCCGTTGTGCGCCGGTGCCGTAGGTGAGACTGTCACCGAATGCCAGAATCGTTGCGTCGGTGGAAAGGGGGGTCAAGCGGGGGCGATCACAGCCGGGCATGAGCGCTAGCAACAGTACGAGCAGAAGATGGAGAACAATTTGGCGAGAGATGCGATTCATAAATGACTCTAAAGGGGTCGTTTTGCAGTGACCGGAAAAACGTCGTGAAGGACCTGTTGCCCGGCGGGCGTCTGCCCCAGACTGACGGAGAACAGCAAGCGGGACGGATTCCCTGCGCCGCCAACCAGTTGCTTGCCACGTGCCTTCAAGGTGACGCCGGCAAAATCGAAACTGCTCTGCTCGGTGAGAATCGGCAGGTCAGCGCTGATGTCCAGTGCCGTGGCGAGGAGGTAAGAGCGCACCGTGTGCAGGCCGACGGCGTTGCCGTTGATGACACTGCGTTCAATCGTCACTTGCGAATCAATTGCCGACAGCTCATGGGCGGTTACATCAACGATTTGGGCCGATTGACAACGCAGAAGCTCAATGCGGCGATAATGACCGCTGAAATGGGCGTCTTCCTGATCTGTGCAACGCCCCACCCGGTCGCTTTCAGCTGCGGTGCCCGGCGGAATGATGACCGGCGGGGTTTGTAGCGCGCGCCACAATGCCTGGCGAAAAGCGACCGGTTGGCGTTGCATCGGCACATGCCCCCCTGCCGGGATCAACTCCAGTTGCGCCTGCGGCAGGCGCATGGCCAAAAGCCGTCCGGTGCGCAGCGGCGCAACGTCGTCATCTTCGCCCCAAAGCAGAAATGTCGGAGTCGCAACCTGGGGGATCAGCAGCGTAAAGTTGGTCTGCACCAGAGCCAGACCGGCAATCTTGTTTGGCTCGGCGCCGAGAAATTTGTCGCGCATAAATGCACTGTTCAGGAGCAGATCAAGACTGACGGGAAAGCCCTGAAACTTCTCGACCATTGTTCCGGCCAGTCGTTCAAGCCAGGAGAGTGACGCCGAAGGGGCGTATGATTGGTCATCGGTAATTTTAAAATGGAGGAAAAATTTGGTCAGTACGGCGCGGTGCAGGATTCCCGCCGCATCGATCAGAATCAGTTTGTCCGGTTTGACCGCAGCGGTGGCCGCATAGTGCAGTGCCAGGGCACCGCCAAGGGAATGCCCGACGAGGATAAAGCGCCCGGAAGTGTTGCGCTTGACCAGCCAGGTAAGAAATTTGCTGAAATTTTCCGGAGAATAGAGAACGTTCGGTTTGTCGGACTTGCCAAAGCCGGGCAAGTCGCAGGCGACAACATGGTAGCTTTGCGCCAGTTCCGGAAGCAGCTCCCGCCAGATTTCAGCCCCTTCGTCGCCAACCCCGTGGACCAGCAGCAGTGTGGTTGCTTGCCCCTGCCCCGCTTCGAGCAGTCTGACTTTGGTGCTGAAGACCGGTTCGTTGGCAAAGCTCTCCACCACTTCAGCACTGTAAAGTGGACCAGCAGTAAACACGAGCCCCAACCAGAGCAGGGGAAAAAACCGGGCCCCTGAACGCATCATTAAAAGCACCTGGAATCGTGATTACTGATCAGACGTAGATCCTTATCCGGCGACGATATCGTCAAGAATATTAATGGTTTCAAGCAGGTACGGATCTTCATTTAATTCATCAAGCCACTTTTGACGACGTTCTTCGGCGGTTTCCGACTTGCCCGCCTTGCGTTTGTTGTTGGCGGCAGCCTCCGCCTGTTCGGGGTGAAGGGCATTCTCCTCGGCACGCTCCGCTTTGATCGCGTCGATGCGCAGCGACTGCCGGGTGTCTTCACTCCTCTTCCTGGCGCGTTCCGCATCCCTGTCAATTTCGGCAAAATCAGTATTCGCGGTTACCCGCTGCAAGCTCTTTTGCTTCAACAGGTCAATACTTTTCGCGTCTTTGTCCCACAGTCGAAAGGGGGACGGAGCAACTTCATCCCACGGCAGAGCATATTCGGAATACTTTTCACCACTTTTGAGATATTTCATACGGTCCGGCAGTATGATGTCGGGGATCACGCCCCGTTCCTGGGTCGATTCCCCGTTGATCCGGTAAAATTTCTGCGTGGTGACCTTGAGTGCGCCAAGCGGGCGGTACTTTTCCATCCCTTTGAAGGACAGGCTCTGATCCAGATCGACCATTGTCTGCACCGTCCCCTTGCCGTGGGTGTGGTCGCTGCCGACAATCAATGCGCGACGGTAATCCTGCAACGCCCCGGCGAGAATTTCCGAAGCTGAGGCGCTGAACTTGTTGACCAGAACCACCATTGGACCGCGATAATCGATGTCCTGATCACGATCACGCAAGACCTGAATCCGGTCACGACTGTCCTTGACCTGCACGACCGGCCCGCTTTCGATAAAGAGTCCGGCGATCGCCACAGCATCGGTCAGCGCTCCCCCGCCATTGTTGCGTAAATCAAGGATTAAACCGGCGATTTTTTCCCTGGACAACGTTTCCAGTGCCGCCCGAACGTCGTCGGTCGCGTTGCGCCCGTCGCCGCCATTGCGGGTTTCCTTAAAATCACGATAAAAGGAGGGGATGCGGATATAACCGAACAAATTCCCCGAGGAATCCTTCAGCGTCGTCGATTTAACAAAGGTTTCTTCAATTTGAACGACATCGCGGATGATCGGGATAATCAGTTTGCGCCCGTCACTTTTCTTTACCGTAAGGCGAACTTCGGTGCCCTTTTTGCCGCGAATCAGGCTGACCGCATCACGCAGACGCATGTCGGTAATCTCGACCGGTTCAGCGCGCCCCTGAGCAACCGTGAGAATAATATCGTCAGCGGCAAGCTGCCCCTGTCGATCAGCGGCGCTGCCCGGGATGATCTGGATGACCTTGATATACCCGTCTTCCTCACGCAACGTCGCGCCGATCCCTTCGAGGGAGCCGCGCATGCTGATATCAAAGTCTTCCTTGATTTTCGGCGGCAGGTAGTTGGTGTGCGGATCGAACGCCCGGGTGACCGCATTAAAATAGCGATCAACGCGCTCCTGCGGCTGTTCTTCAAGCAGGCGGGAAAAATAATCCGCGAATTTTTTGCGGGTTTTTTCACGCGCCTGTTCGCGCAATGCCGCTTGCGTCACGGTCTTTTTTGCCAGCGCCTCGGATTCGTCTTCGAGCAGGTTGAGGTAGCGGGTGATCGTCTGATATTTAACGATTTTTCGCCAACGGTCACGCAGTGCGGCGGCGTTATTACAATAATCAAGCTTGTCAATATCCGTTTCGAGTGTTTCGTCACGATCAAAATCGAATTTTCCCGCAAAGAGTTGCTCGACCGTCTTTTGTGCCTCGCCGATGCGCCGTTGCATGATAGTGCCGGCAACGAACGGCAATTCTATCTGGCCCGATTGCATTTCGTCGTCAATTTTTGTCGCAAACCGGCGCAGCTCGGCAACGTCGCCTTGCAGCAGAAAACGCTTTTGGGAGTCGAGCTGTTTAAGGAACAAAGAGAAAGCGGCCGTCGAAAACGTGTCATCAAACGGCTTGCGGCTGTAATGCTCCTGCCGCAATTTCTCGCGCAGCAGATAGCCGAGAAGCTTGGTGCGGTTTGCCAGTTCATCGTCGTCCTGACCGATCTTTCCAAAGCTGCCCCCGGTAACCAGTAGCAGACCGAGAACGACGGTCAAAAGCAGGGCGATGATACGTGAAAGTTGCTTGAATCTCATATTAATCCTGACATCGAAGAGTCAAAGAGGGCGAACTCGTGTGCGTTGTTGAATCGCGTTTTTAAACAGGCAGGGGCGGCTGCCAACCGGGCAATAAATTCAAGGAGTTCGCTTCGAGAAGCAGGGGAAGCGCTGAATTTTCAACGTGTCGCAGCAGCGAACAGGGCGTGCCAGCAGTCACTTTTCGTCGAAATCAAGTGCCTGATGGGGGCATGCCGGAATACAGATACCGTCCAGATCACAGCGGTCATGATCGATAACCGCAGCACCATTGACAATAGTGATTGCGTCGACCGGACAGGCGACAACACAGTTTCCACTGGCACGGCATTTATTTGTATCAACAACGATTTTCATCGAAAATTCCTTTCATGAGGTCGGTGTTTCATCCTAAATGAATTCATCCCGGCGGTCAAGAAATAGCCTGCCAACAGAAGTAGCCTGTCATTAACCCGCCGCGTCGTCCGCCGCACTGCGCAATAACCGAAAAATCTCCCGGTAGGCTTTTTTGTCCCCATTGGCGAGGACCGATTTCTGTAAATTGCGCAACCGTTTGCAGTCAAGAAGTGGCCAGCGCTGACATATTTCGGCGTATGTGGCCGCCGCGTCGTGTGCCGTCACCAGTCGTTCGCGCAATGCTTCCAGTTCGTGCTGGCGGGCATTGGCGGCGTACTGTTCGGCAGCGTTTCCGGCCAGAAAGTCGCGCAGCCACCGGACGTCATCTTCACGCTTGCGCAGCACCCCGGCCAGATGCTTGATCTGGCGCCGCTGACCGCCACGCGCATCGATCGAGCGCAACAGCAGCAACTCGGCACGCACTTCTTCACACACTTCCAGCTTCGGCAGATCGGCGTCACCCAGTTCCAGCAGTTGCCAGACCAGATCCTCGACCGCTTTGGCGTCGCGCTTGAGCGCCGATTTGCTCGGCCCATCCCATTGCGGGGTATCTTTATCGTCGCCGTGCATCAGTCTCTCTTCCGGCTGTCGAGCAGCATGGTGATCGGTCCCTGGTTGACCAGTTTAACGTCCATCGTCGCCTGAAAGATACCGGTCGCTACCGTCAGGCCCTGGGCGCGCAATCGCGCGACAAAATCTTCATACACGGGGTTGGCGATCTCCGGCGGGGCGGCAGCGGAGAAACCGGGACGACGCCCCTTGCGGCAATCGGCAAGGAGGGTGAACTGGGAAACGACCAACACCTCGCCGCCGATTTCCTTCACCGACCGGTTCAGCTTCCCGGCATCATCCTCAAAAATCCGCAACCCGGCAGTTTTTTCAACCAGATATCGCGTATCGGTGACGGTGTCCCCCTGTTCAACCCCGAGCAGCACCAGCAACCCCGGACCGATGGCACCGACCGTTGCCCCGCCGACCTCGACGCTGGCGGAGGAGACGCGTTGCAGTACAGCTTTCATTCTTGACCTTTTTCCACCGCGAAGACCCTTCGCGGCTGAAAGCCGCTCC
This window encodes:
- a CDS encoding carboxy terminal-processing peptidase; amino-acid sequence: MRFKQLSRIIALLLTVVLGLLLVTGGSFGKIGQDDDELANRTKLLGYLLREKLRQEHYSRKPFDDTFSTAAFSLFLKQLDSQKRFLLQGDVAELRRFATKIDDEMQSGQIELPFVAGTIMQRRIGEAQKTVEQLFAGKFDFDRDETLETDIDKLDYCNNAAALRDRWRKIVKYQTITRYLNLLEDESEALAKKTVTQAALREQAREKTRKKFADYFSRLLEEQPQERVDRYFNAVTRAFDPHTNYLPPKIKEDFDISMRGSLEGIGATLREEDGYIKVIQIIPGSAADRQGQLAADDIILTVAQGRAEPVEITDMRLRDAVSLIRGKKGTEVRLTVKKSDGRKLIIPIIRDVVQIEETFVKSTTLKDSSGNLFGYIRIPSFYRDFKETRNGGDGRNATDDVRAALETLSREKIAGLILDLRNNGGGALTDAVAIAGLFIESGPVVQVKDSRDRIQVLRDRDQDIDYRGPMVVLVNKFSASASEILAGALQDYRRALIVGSDHTHGKGTVQTMVDLDQSLSFKGMEKYRPLGALKVTTQKFYRINGESTQERGVIPDIILPDRMKYLKSGEKYSEYALPWDEVAPSPFRLWDKDAKSIDLLKQKSLQRVTANTDFAEIDRDAERARKRSEDTRQSLRIDAIKAERAEENALHPEQAEAAANNKRKAGKSETAEERRQKWLDELNEDPYLLETINILDDIVAG
- a CDS encoding DUF615 domain-containing protein, whose amino-acid sequence is MHGDDKDTPQWDGPSKSALKRDAKAVEDLVWQLLELGDADLPKLEVCEEVRAELLLLRSIDARGGQRRQIKHLAGVLRKREDDVRWLRDFLAGNAAEQYAANARQHELEALRERLVTAHDAAATYAEICQRWPLLDCKRLRNLQKSVLANGDKKAYREIFRLLRSAADDAAG
- a CDS encoding Mrp/NBP35 family ATP-binding protein, with amino-acid sequence MGSDCNSCADTGCAARTRQGNETDKELSDRRQLQQRLCKISRKLLIMSGKGGVGKSTTAVNLALAMAKEGRKVGLLDVDIHGPSVPKMLGLDDYRPEISDGAGIEPALCEGIKVMSIGFLLKHSSDAVIWRGAMKHGAIRQFLSEVNWGELDDLIIDCPPGTGDEPLSVVQLVGAAAQAVIVTTPQAVALLDVSKSITFCRNLELPIAGIVENMSGFHCPHCQELINLFGTGGGAQLASEMNVPFLGRIPGDPEMVISGDCGTPLVSLHSTSPAAEAFVTIARNLITAGL
- a CDS encoding 4Fe-4S binding protein, which translates into the protein MKIVVDTNKCRASGNCVVACPVDAITIVNGAAVIDHDRCDLDGICIPACPHQALDFDEK
- a CDS encoding arylesterase, whose translation is MNRISRQIVLHLLLVLLLALMPGCDRPRLTPLSTDATILAFGDSLTYGTGAQRNESYPASLAEITGRTVINAGVPGEITASGLQRLPEALAEYQPRLLILCHGGNDFLRRLETEETAANIRAMIALARAQGVEVALVGVPQLGLFIDTAPLYAQLAKEFALPFAEDIISDILTDRELKSDTIHPNAAGYRKIAETLAKLLKKSGALQDR
- a CDS encoding alpha/beta hydrolase, with the protein product MMRSGARFFPLLWLGLVFTAGPLYSAEVVESFANEPVFSTKVRLLEAGQGQATTLLLVHGVGDEGAEIWRELLPELAQSYHVVACDLPGFGKSDKPNVLYSPENFSKFLTWLVKRNTSGRFILVGHSLGGALALHYAATAAVKPDKLILIDAAGILHRAVLTKFFLHFKITDDQSYAPSASLSWLERLAGTMVEKFQGFPVSLDLLLNSAFMRDKFLGAEPNKIAGLALVQTNFTLLIPQVATPTFLLWGEDDDVAPLRTGRLLAMRLPQAQLELIPAGGHVPMQRQPVAFRQALWRALQTPPVIIPPGTAAESDRVGRCTDQEDAHFSGHYRRIELLRCQSAQIVDVTAHELSAIDSQVTIERSVINGNAVGLHTVRSYLLATALDISADLPILTEQSSFDFAGVTLKARGKQLVGGAGNPSRLLFSVSLGQTPAGQQVLHDVFPVTAKRPL
- the dtd gene encoding D-tyrosyl-tRNA(Tyr) deacylase; translated protein: MKAVLQRVSSASVEVGGATVGAIGPGLLVLLGVEQGDTVTDTRYLVEKTAGLRIFEDDAGKLNRSVKEIGGEVLVVSQFTLLADCRKGRRPGFSAAAPPEIANPVYEDFVARLRAQGLTVATGIFQATMDVKLVNQGPITMLLDSRKRD